A region from the Mycolicibacterium litorale genome encodes:
- a CDS encoding methylated-DNA--[protein]-cysteine S-methyltransferase: MTIRFRTIDSPVGPLTLAGRDGRLMHLRMVDQTYEPDRHGWEADEAAFPEAVDQLGAYFAGELTTFDLDIDLVGTAFQRRVWEALLTIPYGETRSYGEIARQIGAGGASRAVGLANGHNPIGIIVPCHRVIGANGSLTGYGGGIDRKRLLLGMEKQFHKAVPTLFD; this comes from the coding sequence GTGACGATCCGATTCCGCACGATCGACAGCCCGGTCGGACCCTTGACGCTCGCCGGCCGCGACGGTCGCCTCATGCATCTGCGCATGGTCGATCAGACCTACGAGCCGGACCGGCACGGCTGGGAAGCCGACGAGGCGGCATTCCCGGAGGCCGTCGACCAACTGGGCGCGTATTTCGCCGGAGAACTCACGACGTTCGACCTCGATATCGATCTGGTCGGAACCGCGTTCCAGCGGCGCGTCTGGGAGGCGTTGTTGACCATTCCCTACGGAGAGACGCGGTCCTACGGTGAGATCGCGCGCCAGATCGGCGCCGGCGGCGCATCCCGTGCCGTCGGACTGGCCAATGGCCACAATCCGATCGGGATCATCGTGCCCTGCCATCGGGTGATCGGGGCGAACGGCAGCCTCACCGGGTACGGCGGCGGTATCGACAGAAAACGCCTGCTGTTGGGAATGGAGAAGCAATTCCACAAAGCGGTGCCGACGCTGTTCGACTGA
- the murA gene encoding UDP-N-acetylglucosamine 1-carboxyvinyltransferase: MSERFVVTGGNRLSGEVAVGGAKNSVLKLMAASLLAEGTSTITNCPDILDVPLMAEVLRGLGATVELDGDVVRITSPDEPKYDADFAAVRQFRASVCVLGPLVGRCKRAKVALPGGDAIGSRPLDMHQAGLRQLGARCNIEHGCVVAEADELHGAEIQLEFPSVGATENILMAAVLANGVTTIHNAAREPDVVDLCAMLNQMGAQITGAGSSTMTITGVDRLYPTEHRVIGDRIVAATWGIAAAMTRGDISVTGVDPQHLQLVLHKLHDAGATVTQNDNGFRVVQYERPKAVNVATLPFPGFPTDLQPMAIGLAAVADGTSMITENVFEARFRFVEEMIRLGADARTDGHHAVVRGIPQLSSAPVWSSDIRAGAGLVLAGLVADGDTEVHDVFHIDRGYPLFVENLKSLGAEIERVA; encoded by the coding sequence GTGAGCGAGCGATTCGTGGTGACCGGCGGCAACCGGTTATCGGGCGAAGTCGCCGTCGGTGGGGCGAAGAACAGCGTGCTGAAACTGATGGCCGCATCGCTGCTGGCCGAGGGCACGAGCACGATCACGAACTGTCCCGACATCCTCGACGTGCCGTTGATGGCCGAGGTGTTGCGCGGCCTCGGCGCGACGGTGGAACTCGACGGCGACGTCGTGCGCATCACCTCGCCCGACGAGCCCAAGTACGACGCCGACTTCGCCGCGGTGCGCCAGTTCCGCGCGTCGGTGTGCGTGCTCGGTCCGTTGGTCGGCCGGTGCAAACGAGCCAAGGTGGCGCTTCCCGGGGGAGACGCGATCGGATCGCGTCCCCTGGACATGCACCAGGCGGGACTGCGCCAGCTGGGTGCGCGCTGCAACATCGAGCACGGGTGCGTGGTCGCCGAGGCCGACGAGCTGCACGGCGCGGAGATCCAGCTGGAGTTCCCGTCGGTCGGCGCGACCGAGAACATCCTGATGGCGGCTGTGCTGGCCAACGGCGTGACGACGATCCACAACGCGGCTCGTGAGCCGGACGTCGTCGACCTGTGCGCGATGCTCAACCAGATGGGCGCCCAGATCACGGGCGCCGGGTCGTCGACCATGACGATCACCGGCGTCGATCGGCTCTATCCGACCGAGCACCGGGTCATCGGGGACCGGATCGTCGCCGCGACGTGGGGGATCGCCGCGGCGATGACGCGGGGCGACATCTCGGTGACCGGGGTGGACCCGCAACATCTGCAGCTGGTGCTGCACAAACTTCACGATGCGGGTGCGACGGTCACCCAGAACGACAACGGCTTCCGCGTGGTGCAGTACGAACGGCCCAAGGCGGTCAACGTCGCGACGCTGCCGTTCCCGGGCTTTCCCACGGATCTGCAGCCGATGGCGATCGGGCTCGCCGCGGTGGCCGACGGCACGTCGATGATCACGGAGAACGTCTTCGAGGCTCGGTTCCGGTTCGTCGAGGAGATGATCCGGCTCGGTGCCGATGCCCGCACCGACGGTCACCACGCCGTGGTGCGGGGGATTCCGCAGCTGTCGAGTGCGCCGGTGTGGTCGTCGGACATCCGGGCCGGCGCCGGCCTGGTGCTCGCGGGACTCGTCGCCGACGGCGACACCGAGGTGCACGACGTGTTCCACATCGACCGCGGGTATCCGCTGTTCGTCGAGAACCTCAAGAGCCTGGGGGCCGAGATCGAGCGCGTCGCCTAG
- a CDS encoding cob(I)yrinic acid a,c-diamide adenosyltransferase, which yields MAVHLTRIYTRTGDDGTTGLSDFSRVSKNDPRLIAYADCDETNAAIGVAIALGGPSEQVAEVLRQIQNDLFDAGADLSTPVVENPAYPPLRIAQSYIDRLESWCDEFNEPLPALNSFVLPGGTPLSALLHVARTVARRAERSAWEAVAAHGDTISVLPAKYLNRLSDLLFILSRVANPDGDVLWKPGG from the coding sequence ATGGCCGTGCACCTCACCCGCATCTACACGCGCACCGGCGACGACGGGACCACCGGTCTCAGCGATTTCAGCCGCGTCAGCAAGAACGATCCGCGCCTGATCGCGTACGCGGACTGTGACGAGACGAACGCCGCCATCGGCGTGGCGATCGCACTGGGCGGTCCGTCCGAGCAGGTGGCCGAGGTGCTGCGCCAGATCCAGAACGACCTGTTCGACGCGGGTGCCGACCTGTCCACCCCGGTCGTGGAGAACCCCGCGTACCCGCCGCTGCGGATCGCCCAGAGCTACATCGACCGACTGGAGTCCTGGTGTGACGAGTTCAACGAACCGTTGCCGGCGCTGAACTCGTTCGTGCTGCCGGGCGGGACGCCGCTCTCGGCACTGCTGCATGTGGCGCGCACGGTGGCCAGGCGCGCCGAGCGCTCGGCATGGGAAGCGGTGGCCGCGCACGGCGACACGATCAGCGTGCTACCCGCGAAATACCTCAACCGACTGTCGGACCTGCTGTTCATCCTGTCGCGCGTCGCCAACCCCGACGGCGACGTGCTGTGGAAGCCCGGCGGATGA
- a CDS encoding DUF2550 domain-containing protein gives MSASMWSMAALIGVLLLVVVVLCYRLWKLRQVGGTAAILRDVPAIGGHGWRHGVMRYRGGEAGFYRLSSLRWWPDRRLSRRGLEIVSRRSPRGDEFDIMTHEIVVLELRDTSPERRRGYEIALDRGALTAFLSWLESRPSPRARRRSL, from the coding sequence ATGAGCGCGTCCATGTGGAGCATGGCCGCGCTCATCGGTGTGCTGCTGCTCGTCGTCGTCGTGCTGTGCTACCGCCTGTGGAAGCTCCGGCAGGTCGGCGGTACCGCGGCGATTCTTCGTGACGTCCCCGCGATCGGCGGCCACGGTTGGCGGCACGGGGTCATGCGCTACCGCGGCGGTGAGGCCGGTTTCTACCGGTTGTCCAGTCTGCGGTGGTGGCCGGATCGCCGGTTGAGCCGGCGAGGTCTGGAGATCGTGTCCCGCCGCAGCCCTCGGGGCGACGAATTCGACATCATGACGCACGAGATCGTCGTGCTCGAACTGCGCGACACCAGTCCCGAACGCCGGCGCGGGTACGAGATCGCGCTCGATCGCGGTGCGTTGACCGCATTCCTGTCCTGGCTGGAGTCCCGTCCGTCGCCGCGCGCCCGTCGCCGCAGTCTCTAG
- a CDS encoding F0F1 ATP synthase subunit epsilon: MADLDVDIVAVEREIWSGKANFVFTRTTAGEIGILPRHIPLVAQLVDDAMVRVEREGEDDLRVAVGGGFMSVTESGVIILAETAELESEINADEARRDSESDDPATAARGRARLRALGQID, from the coding sequence ATGGCCGACCTTGACGTTGACATCGTCGCCGTCGAACGCGAGATCTGGTCGGGGAAGGCGAATTTCGTCTTCACCCGCACCACCGCCGGTGAGATCGGCATCCTGCCTCGGCACATCCCGCTGGTGGCTCAACTCGTCGACGACGCCATGGTGCGGGTCGAACGCGAGGGTGAGGACGACCTGCGGGTGGCCGTCGGCGGCGGCTTCATGTCGGTCACCGAGTCCGGCGTGATCATCCTCGCGGAGACTGCTGAGCTGGAGTCGGAGATCAACGCCGACGAGGCCCGCCGCGACTCGGAGTCCGACGATCCGGCGACGGCGGCCCGGGGTCGCGCGCGTCTTCGCGCGCTGGGCCAGATCGACTAA
- the atpD gene encoding F0F1 ATP synthase subunit beta: MTAATEQREKTGSDTAGRVVRVTGPVVDVEFPRGSVPELFNALHAEITYKDLAKTLTLEVAQHLGDSLVRCISLQPTDGLVRGVEVSDTGASISVPVGDGVKGHVFNALGDCLDDPGYGKDFEKWSIHRKPPAFDELEPRTEMLETGLKVVDLLTPYVRGGKIALFGGAGVGKTVLIQEMINRIARNFGGTSVFAGVGERTREGNDLWVELGDANVLKDTALVFGQMDEPPGTRMRVALSALTMAEFFRDEQQQDVLLFIDNIFRFTQAGSEVSTLLGRMPSAVGYQPTLADEMGELQERITSTRGRSITSMQAVYVPADDYTDPAPATTFAHLDATTELSRSVFSKGIFPAVDPLASSSTILDPSVVGDEHYRVAQEVIRILQRYKDLQDIIAILGIDELAEEDKQLVQRARRIERFLSQNMMAAEQFTGQPGSTVPLKETIEAFDKLSKGDFDHLPEQAFFLIGGLEDLQRKAESLGAKMEDGGSDGAPLPSDSKSDGKGDDTDKDA; the protein is encoded by the coding sequence ATGACTGCTGCTACCGAACAACGAGAAAAGACCGGCTCCGACACCGCGGGGCGCGTCGTCCGCGTCACCGGCCCCGTGGTCGACGTCGAGTTCCCGCGCGGCTCCGTCCCGGAGCTGTTCAACGCGCTGCACGCGGAGATCACCTACAAGGACCTCGCCAAGACGCTGACCCTCGAGGTCGCCCAGCACCTCGGTGACAGCCTGGTTCGCTGCATCTCGCTGCAGCCCACCGACGGTCTGGTCCGTGGTGTCGAGGTCAGCGACACCGGCGCCTCGATCTCGGTGCCCGTCGGAGACGGCGTCAAGGGCCACGTGTTCAACGCCCTCGGCGACTGCCTCGACGACCCGGGCTACGGCAAGGACTTCGAGAAGTGGTCCATCCACCGCAAGCCCCCGGCCTTCGACGAGCTCGAGCCGCGCACCGAGATGCTCGAGACCGGCCTGAAGGTCGTCGACCTGCTCACCCCGTACGTCCGCGGCGGCAAGATCGCCCTGTTCGGTGGTGCCGGCGTGGGCAAGACCGTGCTCATCCAGGAGATGATCAACCGCATCGCCCGCAACTTCGGTGGCACCTCGGTGTTCGCCGGTGTGGGGGAGCGCACCCGTGAGGGCAACGACCTTTGGGTCGAGCTCGGTGACGCGAACGTGCTCAAGGACACCGCCCTGGTGTTCGGTCAGATGGACGAGCCGCCGGGTACGCGTATGCGTGTCGCCCTGTCGGCGCTGACGATGGCGGAGTTCTTCCGCGACGAGCAGCAGCAGGACGTGCTGCTGTTCATCGACAACATCTTCCGGTTCACCCAGGCCGGTTCGGAGGTGTCCACGCTGCTCGGCCGTATGCCGTCCGCCGTGGGTTACCAGCCGACCCTGGCCGATGAGATGGGCGAGCTGCAGGAGCGCATCACCTCGACGCGCGGCCGCTCGATCACCTCGATGCAGGCCGTGTACGTGCCCGCCGACGACTACACCGACCCGGCCCCGGCCACCACGTTCGCGCACCTCGACGCGACCACGGAGCTGAGCCGTTCGGTGTTCTCGAAGGGCATCTTCCCGGCGGTGGACCCGCTGGCGTCGAGCTCGACCATCCTCGACCCGTCGGTCGTGGGCGACGAGCACTACCGCGTCGCGCAGGAGGTCATCCGAATCCTGCAGCGCTACAAGGACCTGCAGGACATCATCGCTATCCTCGGTATCGACGAGCTCGCCGAAGAGGACAAGCAGCTGGTGCAGCGCGCCCGTCGTATCGAGCGCTTCCTGAGCCAGAACATGATGGCGGCCGAGCAGTTCACCGGTCAGCCCGGCTCGACGGTTCCGCTCAAGGAGACCATCGAGGCGTTCGACAAGCTGAGCAAGGGCGATTTCGATCACCTGCCCGAGCAGGCGTTCTTCCTGATCGGCGGTCTCGAGGACCTGCAGCGCAAGGCCGAGAGCCTCGGCGCCAAGATGGAGGACGGCGGCAGCGACGGCGCCCCGCTGCCCAGCGACAGCAAGAGCGACGGCAAGGGTGACGACACCGACAAGGACGCCTGA
- a CDS encoding F0F1 ATP synthase subunit gamma yields the protein MAATLRELRGRIRSAGSIKKITKAQELIATSRIAKAQARVEAARPYDREITNMLTELASASALDHPLLVERERPRRAGVLVVSSDRGLAGAYNANVFRRSEELFSLLREEGKEPVLYTVGRKALGYYSFRNWDIVESWSGFSERPDYTNAQEIAETLVTAFMAGVDDEGDDAGADGVLGLDELHIVFTEFRSMLSQSAVARRIAPMVVEYSEEDENTPHTLFSFEPSAETLFDALLPRYVSTRIFAALLEAAASESASRRRAMKSASDNADDLITDLTLMANRERQSQITQEISEIVGGANALADAAKK from the coding sequence ATGGCTGCCACACTGCGCGAACTGCGCGGCCGCATCCGCTCCGCCGGGTCGATCAAGAAGATCACCAAGGCCCAGGAGCTGATCGCGACGTCGCGCATCGCCAAGGCCCAGGCTCGCGTCGAGGCGGCCCGGCCGTACGACCGCGAGATCACCAACATGCTGACCGAACTCGCGAGCGCCAGCGCGCTGGACCACCCGTTGCTCGTCGAGCGCGAGCGGCCGCGGCGTGCCGGTGTGCTCGTGGTGTCGTCGGACCGTGGTCTGGCCGGTGCGTACAACGCCAACGTGTTCCGTCGCTCCGAGGAGCTGTTCTCGCTGCTGCGCGAGGAGGGCAAGGAGCCGGTGCTGTACACGGTCGGGCGAAAGGCGCTCGGCTACTACAGCTTCCGCAACTGGGACATCGTCGAATCGTGGTCGGGCTTCTCCGAGCGGCCTGATTACACCAACGCCCAGGAGATCGCCGAGACGCTGGTGACCGCGTTCATGGCGGGCGTCGACGATGAGGGCGATGACGCCGGCGCCGACGGCGTCCTGGGCCTCGACGAGCTGCACATCGTGTTCACCGAGTTCCGATCCATGCTCTCGCAGTCGGCGGTCGCCCGCCGCATCGCTCCCATGGTGGTGGAGTACAGCGAAGAGGACGAGAACACCCCGCACACGTTGTTCTCGTTCGAGCCCAGCGCCGAAACGCTGTTCGACGCGCTGCTTCCGCGATACGTGTCGACCCGCATCTTCGCCGCGCTGCTGGAGGCGGCGGCATCGGAGTCGGCTTCGCGCCGGCGCGCCATGAAGTCGGCGTCGGACAACGCCGACGACTTGATCACGGATCTGACGCTGATGGCCAACCGTGAACGGCAGTCCCAGATCACGCAGGAAATCAGCGAAATCGTCGGTGGCGCGAACGCGCTCGCGGACGCCGCCAAGAAGTAG
- the atpA gene encoding F0F1 ATP synthase subunit alpha, whose product MAELTISAADIQGAIEDYVANFATDTEREEIGTVIDAGDGIAHIEGLPSVMTQELLEFPGGVQGVAMNLDEHSIGAVVLGDFEKIEEGQQVKRTGDVLSVPVGDGFLGRVVNPLGQPIDGRGDIETTERRALELQAPSVVQRQSVSEPLQTGIKAIDSQTPIGRGQRQLIIGDRKTGKTAVAVDTILNQREAWETGDPKQQVRCVYVAIGQKGTTIASVRRTLEEGGAMEYTTIVAAPASDSAGFKWLAPYTGSAIAQHWMYDGKHVLIVFDDLTKQAEAYRAISLLLRRPPGREAYPGDVFYLHSRLLERCAKLSDELGGGSLTGLPIIETKANDISAYIPTNVISITDGQCFLETDLFNQGVRPAINVGVSVSRVGGAAQIKAMKEVAGSLRLDLSQYRELESFAAFASDLDEASKKQLDRGARLVELLKQPQNSPMPVEDQVVAIFLGTRGHLDSVPVEDVQRFEQELLEHVRSSKGEILKEIRESKKLSEELENKLADVVNEFKKGFSSSTGESVVPDENVDAMSEEDLEKESVKVRKPAPKKK is encoded by the coding sequence ATGGCAGAGTTGACTATCTCGGCTGCTGACATCCAAGGGGCGATCGAGGACTACGTCGCCAACTTCGCCACCGACACCGAGCGCGAAGAGATCGGCACCGTCATCGACGCCGGGGACGGTATCGCGCACATCGAGGGCCTGCCCTCGGTGATGACGCAGGAGCTCCTCGAGTTCCCCGGCGGTGTCCAGGGTGTCGCGATGAACCTCGACGAGCACAGCATCGGCGCGGTGGTCCTCGGTGACTTCGAGAAGATCGAAGAGGGCCAGCAGGTCAAGCGCACCGGCGACGTGCTGTCGGTCCCGGTCGGCGACGGCTTCCTCGGTCGCGTGGTCAACCCGCTCGGCCAGCCGATCGACGGCCGCGGCGACATCGAGACCACCGAACGCCGCGCCCTCGAGCTGCAGGCGCCGTCGGTGGTGCAGCGCCAGAGCGTGAGCGAGCCGCTGCAGACCGGCATCAAGGCCATCGACTCGCAGACCCCGATCGGCCGCGGCCAGCGCCAGCTGATCATCGGCGACCGCAAGACCGGTAAGACCGCTGTGGCCGTCGACACCATCCTCAACCAGCGCGAGGCCTGGGAGACCGGCGACCCGAAGCAGCAGGTGCGCTGCGTGTACGTCGCGATCGGCCAGAAGGGCACCACGATCGCCAGCGTGCGGCGCACCCTCGAAGAGGGTGGCGCGATGGAGTACACCACCATCGTCGCGGCGCCCGCGTCGGACTCGGCCGGCTTCAAATGGCTCGCGCCCTACACCGGTTCGGCGATCGCCCAGCACTGGATGTACGACGGCAAGCACGTCCTGATCGTCTTCGACGACCTGACCAAGCAGGCCGAGGCCTACCGCGCCATCTCGCTGCTGCTGCGCCGCCCGCCGGGTCGTGAGGCCTACCCGGGTGACGTCTTCTACCTGCACTCGCGTCTGCTGGAGCGCTGCGCGAAGCTCTCCGACGAGCTGGGCGGCGGTTCGCTGACCGGCCTGCCGATCATCGAGACCAAGGCCAACGACATCTCGGCCTACATCCCGACCAACGTCATCTCGATCACCGACGGCCAGTGCTTCCTCGAGACCGACCTGTTCAACCAGGGTGTGCGCCCGGCCATCAACGTCGGTGTGTCGGTGTCCCGAGTCGGTGGCGCCGCGCAGATCAAGGCGATGAAAGAGGTTGCCGGTTCGCTGCGCCTCGACCTGTCGCAGTACCGCGAGCTGGAGTCCTTCGCGGCGTTCGCCTCCGACCTCGACGAGGCGTCCAAGAAGCAGCTCGATCGCGGTGCCCGGCTGGTCGAGCTGCTCAAGCAGCCGCAGAACAGCCCGATGCCGGTTGAGGACCAGGTCGTCGCGATCTTCCTCGGCACCCGCGGTCACCTCGACTCCGTGCCGGTGGAGGATGTGCAGCGCTTCGAGCAGGAACTGCTCGAGCATGTGCGGTCGTCCAAGGGCGAGATCCTCAAGGAGATCCGCGAGAGCAAGAAGCTCTCCGAGGAACTCGAGAACAAGCTGGCCGACGTCGTCAACGAGTTCAAGAAGGGCTTCTCCAGCTCCACCGGGGAATCCGTCGTGCCCGACGAGAACGTCGACGCCATGTCGGAGGAGGACCTCGAGAAGGAATCGGTGAAGGTCCGCAAGCCCGCCCCGAAGAAGAAGTAA
- a CDS encoding F0F1 ATP synthase subunit B/delta, whose translation MSTFIGQLIGFAVIVFLVVRFVVPPVRRMMTAQQETVRRQLEESATAANKVAQADQQHAKAVEEAKADAARVVEEARADAEKIAQQMRAQADAEVERIKVQGAAQVQLLRQQLIRELRQHLGTESVARARQLVGDYVSDDDNRSATVDRFLDELDAMAPSDSVLDDGVGTRLRSTSRDSLKVLVSRFNELTGDVDADGLTSLADDLAAVAKLLKSEPVLSKHFAEPSEDGAPKANLAEAVLSGKISDTALEIVKTAVAQRWSEESDLEFAVRHVARLALLVRAERNDETNEVEDQLFRFSRILDSESRLSALLSDYTTPIDGRLGLLDRLLENQAGATTRALLAQTVELLRGERADEAVRELAELAVARRGEVVAHVTAAAELSDAQRTRLTEVLGRIYGRPASVQLHVEPEILGGLTIAVGDEVIDGSLASRLASAETQLPD comes from the coding sequence ATGTCGACATTCATCGGTCAGCTCATCGGGTTCGCGGTCATCGTGTTCCTGGTCGTGCGTTTCGTGGTGCCGCCGGTGCGGCGCATGATGACGGCACAGCAGGAGACGGTGCGCCGCCAGCTCGAGGAGAGCGCCACCGCGGCGAACAAGGTGGCGCAGGCGGACCAGCAGCACGCCAAGGCCGTCGAAGAGGCCAAGGCGGATGCCGCCCGGGTGGTCGAAGAGGCCCGGGCGGACGCGGAGAAGATCGCCCAGCAGATGCGGGCCCAGGCCGACGCCGAGGTGGAGCGCATCAAGGTGCAGGGCGCGGCACAGGTGCAGCTGCTGCGTCAGCAATTGATCCGCGAACTGCGTCAGCACCTCGGCACCGAATCGGTAGCCCGAGCGCGGCAACTGGTCGGCGACTACGTCTCCGACGACGACAACCGGTCCGCCACCGTCGACCGCTTCCTCGACGAACTCGATGCCATGGCGCCGTCGGACTCCGTGCTCGACGACGGCGTGGGTACGCGGCTGCGGTCGACCAGCCGGGATTCGCTCAAGGTGCTGGTGTCGCGGTTCAACGAGCTGACCGGCGACGTCGACGCGGACGGGTTGACGTCACTGGCCGACGACCTGGCCGCCGTGGCGAAGTTGCTCAAGTCCGAGCCGGTGTTGAGCAAGCACTTCGCCGAACCCAGTGAGGACGGCGCTCCGAAGGCGAACCTGGCCGAGGCCGTGCTGTCGGGCAAGATCTCCGACACCGCGCTCGAGATCGTGAAAACCGCTGTGGCGCAGCGGTGGTCGGAGGAGTCCGACCTCGAGTTCGCCGTGCGCCATGTGGCGCGGCTGGCACTGCTGGTGCGGGCGGAGCGCAATGACGAGACCAACGAGGTCGAAGATCAGCTGTTCCGGTTCAGCCGGATCCTGGACTCCGAGTCGCGGCTGAGTGCGCTGCTCAGCGACTACACCACGCCGATCGACGGCCGGCTCGGACTGCTCGACCGGCTGCTCGAGAACCAGGCCGGGGCGACCACCAGGGCGCTGCTCGCGCAGACCGTCGAACTGCTACGCGGCGAGCGTGCCGACGAAGCGGTCCGCGAACTGGCCGAGCTCGCGGTGGCCCGGCGCGGCGAGGTCGTCGCGCACGTGACCGCCGCGGCCGAACTCAGCGACGCGCAACGCACCCGGCTCACCGAGGTGCTCGGCCGGATCTACGGACGCCCGGCTTCCGTGCAGCTGCACGTCGAGCCCGAGATCCTCGGCGGACTCACCATCGCCGTGGGCGACGAGGTGATCGACGGGTCACTGGCATCGCGGCTGGCATCGGCTGAGACTCAGCTGCCCGACTAA
- a CDS encoding F0F1 ATP synthase subunit B, which translates to MGDLSTTILAAEEGGGGNFLIPNGTFFFVLLIFLIVLGVIAKWVVPPISKVLQEREAMVTKTVEDNRKSAELFAAAQADSQQVMTKARREASAIRDEARGEGRKILDDMRSRASAEAASTLQKTNEELSRQGQQTAAELQSSIETLSATLASRVLGVDITSAAATSQGR; encoded by the coding sequence ATGGGTGACCTGAGCACGACCATCTTGGCCGCGGAGGAAGGTGGAGGCGGTAACTTCCTCATCCCCAACGGCACCTTCTTCTTCGTGCTGCTCATCTTCCTGATCGTGTTGGGTGTCATCGCCAAATGGGTGGTGCCCCCGATCAGCAAGGTGCTGCAGGAGCGGGAAGCAATGGTCACCAAGACGGTTGAGGACAACCGCAAGTCGGCCGAGCTGTTCGCCGCCGCACAGGCCGACTCCCAGCAGGTGATGACCAAGGCGCGCCGTGAGGCCTCGGCCATTCGGGACGAGGCCCGCGGCGAGGGACGCAAGATCCTGGACGACATGCGGTCGCGCGCGAGCGCGGAAGCGGCGTCCACCCTGCAGAAGACCAACGAAGAGCTGTCCCGCCAGGGGCAGCAGACCGCGGCCGAACTGCAGTCGTCGATCGAGACGTTGTCGGCCACCCTGGCCAGCCGCGTCCTCGGCGTCGACATCACCAGCGCCGCCGCGACGAGCCAGGGACGGTAG